The nucleotide window ttaaaaaagattgcCATGGTTTAAAAATATCCGTTTGTTTCAGACAAAATCCATATTTACAATCGGTCTGTGGagtaataaaatgtttctgGTAGCCGTAACGCTCTCTGTCATTGGGCAAATGTTTGTGATTTACTTTCCTCCGTTGCAGAGAATATTTCAGACTGAAGCTCTGACGGCAAAAGGTGTAAATGCTGGTCGAAAATACTGTTACAGATAatcgatatatgtattttttgcTTAacatgattatttttaattttcagatcTTTTATTCTTGGCGACATTGACATCGAGCGTGTTTGTCATCagcgaaataaagaaattcatTGAAAGGCAGTTGCAGAGACGCCGTGTCAATGGCCAGTATTATAATAAGTTCGAAATGGACTTCGTATGACAGTTACAGTCTGCCGGCGAGAGCAAGGCGGACAAATATCATAATGAATAAATGCATCAATTATCGCTCGGCGTTAATATGCAGTCGGTCAGTTCGTTTATAATTGATACTTTATATTTCGCTAACTTACATCTACTCGATTGTGCTTGCACGTTCGTAACTTCGTCACGTGTGCACCTCtatcacaaaataataatatcctCTCGATAACAGTTTTAATGTATCGATTGAGCAGTGTGactgcagtttttttttaaccatttACAACTTGTTGATTCTATTTTTTCCAGCACATTGTGCACgtagggaataaaaaaaagaaacagtttCGGTAATGTAGCAAGTTATATAAGCCATAGTTATTAGATTGTATTTCATTATTGCCCTACATACGATAAAACTATAAATCACTGTTTCATAGATTGTAGCGAAGCTACTGCACATTCCATGCACGTTTGATAGATCACTGACTTTTAATGATATATTCTATTTGTAATATAGTCTTTAGAGACTGCAGTCCGAAGCAATGTTGTGCACTGAATCATCGTAATCATTCTatcttatacatttttctaaatattgtAACAGTTTTTAAACTTTACTTGGCAAGAAGTATCGACATATTTCACCGTATGTTCATTCATCGTCGATCAATTCACGTTAAAGGAGAAGCGAATCATGCAGCATTTTAACGAGTAAAACAGAGTCAAACagagataaatatttgtaattaaaaccaGCCATATAAATCGATTGCATTTAAGTATACAGTTGtaatcgatgaaaataaatgatcTTACAATGTTCCTTAATTAATTCCACAGTGGCGATCGTATTTTTTCGATGGCAAGGTAACATAATGCAAATTGCGCCATTAACGAATATGCTGTTTCTCCAAATAGCGTAGTAACTGATTTGTATTCGTGTGACATCCAATTTAATTGTGCCGTCGAAAAAATACTCGCATGTTGCATTATGCAGATAtattcgaattaatatttcactAGTATATGTTAATAAACCAGTTACATGTTCGTATATGTTacgttatatatgtatattttatattcaattttctaaaaacttTAAACAAGATGATCGTTTAATGAATTCCTTCAAGAACACTGAATGTTTTGTACTGATATAGTTCCGGTCCACCATAGCCATAGAGCAGTTTTCCTTTACCATTTTCATCATAATAAGGATAGCGATACTTTGGCctaaggaaataaaaataagaattactATTCAACACTATTTGACacttaataaacttttttttagagaCTATTGCATTATAACGTAACAGTCAGAATCATACAGGCACTTAGTAAGTAAATtttcactaatttttttaaagttatttattctAGAGTTATATATCGAGATATTTGCTTCACTTGCCGttcaaaatattgaaaattaggtGCTTGAGGTTCCGCAAGTATAGCCGCACTTTCGTcgattattacgaaaaaaataatcgcgaatgTTGTTAATACGATTATTGTCAGCCactgtaaaacaaaaaacgaaatttcgaaaaataatgaagTTAAAAgggttgttttatttttaatttaacgcattatttctttcaaaaaaaaaaaaaaaaaaaaaactatatttgTTACGTGTTAATAAATAGAGTTATAAGCAAAATATGTAATGAGGTACAATGCGTTAGCAATTAAAAAGGTTGTAATGACAATTAGTAATTACGactattgttaattaaattttttaacgattgacttgagaaacaaaaattatagtgtattaatatcatttttttattacttacagAGTTAGAACTCGCCATGATAACAATTGAATGAAAGTGATTCGAATGAGACGTTCTTtagaataataagaaaatctttttaaatagcgCAAAATAaaggtttctttttaatagaaCAATTATTAGTTGGATTAatcgctaattaaatttagtaaaaGACGGAACTGGTTGTATCGCTATATCCAACGTACTAAATTCGCGACAGATTTCTTAAGAACTAAATTTCTTCCTACCACTACCTGCGTCAACTCTCCCCGATGTCTAAAGTGAAAGTAAGATACGCTGTGCTACATCCGTTGATTGCTTCACCTGAAACAGCCGTGAATGTTTGCATATTCcaaaaaaaatacgttatCTATTTCAagaagtattaaaaaagaaattgatcaTTTCTATTTACTGCAAGTTATacgtaaaatgttaaaagaaaattaattacataacgTTAGACTTTTACTAGTTTTCCCCAAGAACCTCCATATCCAATTCCCTTTCCTAATTTTTCTATTGCATATTCTCCAAAGTGTCCGTTTTCCTGTTCATACCGAATCCTTCTTAGCTTGCCAACTTCTGGATCAAAATTCCACTCCGTtttctgtataaaaattaagtgaGCCACATATATTTGttgcatacatatatgtgtaagTACATGATGTATTTACCTCGTGCACGGCAGGTATACCTGCCAGATTGTATTCAATAATATCGTGCAGAAATCTGTAAATTGTAGCATCTGTGATTGATATAGTTTCACTATAAAGTAGCAATGCCATCATTGCGGTgatctataataaaatttacaagaagcaaaaaaatttataaaatattaatttgatcgAAGGCATTATTGTTGCAAATGTACAAAGTATATGTTAGTTATTctacgttattatttataatttattaacactATTAAATTAAGAGTTACTTGAGATATTTCGCGATGTACATTtgttttcgttaaatttaccAATGTCCGATTCCGGCACATGGCAGGTCGCTCTTGCATCTCTATCGACGTGGAATGGTACTACGGAACATTTTCATTAATCCAGtacttatataaaaagatacaGTCTATCGTAATACCGACagtgaaagtaaaaaattcgATCGCGCGCTTGACGCGCGAGAGTTTAAAAGTCACACCGAACGTGTCGCGAATGACGATCAATTACAAATTGATTCTTCATGCAAGCCACGAATTATCTATAAGACATGGCAGAGAAAAGCTTAAAAGCCGGACGCAATTCAAATACAGCCAGTCGTTCTATATTTTCCAGTAGGTGCTTCTGTAATGAACGCAATTTCAACAAGTCATGCACGTTGATAAAATCCTTTTAACGATCATTCTTTGCGCGGTAAGTGATCTGTATCAAGCGGGAGGAAGTTCACTTCTCTGATTCGTTTCGAGAAATTACAATTTCATTCTGCAATTAGTTTCTTCCTGCATATTTTGTATGAATAATTCtgcaaaatatcaattttattatatattaaattaatagaatttgaATTagttatatttcttattaatgaaaataaaaatataattatcttgaGTAGACAAACGTATGCTGCGGCGAGCAAACCTTGATACGGAATGCCAGGACATTTGATTCATCATCTTTCACGTGGCCGCAAGCATTGTTCAGCAATTTGCCCAATGTTTTTCCAAAACTTTGGCCCAGTTCATCGCAGCTCCAGGAATGGACCAGAGCCGGTGTTATAAGTTTATTACGTCTCGCATTTTCGGGTGGTAGTGAGCAAATGCATATCGAGTTCAAGCCTGAGGATGGGTTACGCGCCGCAAAATTTTATCAACAACGATATGGATATCGCGGAGAGCGACTCGTTGAACAATTGGGAAACGGCTTCGATCCTGATATTCGACTAAACAGGCAACCTAGTAGTCTTAGTACATTCTTAATGCCTCCTCCAAATCCTTTCAGAAGAGCTAGTAATCCGTATAACGCAAGGGCattcaaatatatttgataGAAGTATAAACTAGCTTAAGTTAGCAGTAAATTAGAGTGTAGCTCTATCATTATAAAAGTCTAAAATAAGAATTTGTTAtcaatatgtattatttattttttttttaataat belongs to Cardiocondyla obscurior isolate alpha-2009 linkage group LG28, Cobs3.1, whole genome shotgun sequence and includes:
- the LOC139112356 gene encoding uncharacterized protein; amino-acid sequence: MASSNSKNKTTLLTSLFFEISFFVLQWLTIIVLTTFAIIFFVIIDESAAILAEPQAPNFQYFERPKYRYPYYDENGKGKLLYGYGGPELYQYKTFSVLEGIH
- the LOC139112331 gene encoding uncharacterized protein; the protein is MQERPAMCRNRTLITAMMALLLYSETISITDATIYRFLHDIIEYNLAGIPAVHEKTEWNFDPEVGKLRRIRYEQENGHFGEYAIEKLGKGIGYGGSWGKLVKV
- the LOC139112327 gene encoding uncharacterized protein, yielding MHVDKILLTIILCATNVCCGEQTLIRNARTFDSSSFTWPQALFSNLPNVFPKLWPSSSQLQEWTRAGVISLLRLAFSGGSEQMHIEFKPEDGLRAAKFYQQRYGYRGERLVEQLGNGFDPDIRLNRQPSSLSTFLMPPPNPFRRASNPYNARAFKYI